A section of the Methanosarcina mazei S-6 genome encodes:
- a CDS encoding Hsp20/alpha crystallin family protein yields the protein MRWPAKRSFSGPARWDPFEEIKRTQERLNQLFEDFMPMEEWGGGKVYTPAIDIKEEDDKLLVTTDLPGINKEDVEINLKEDMLEISAKSGKEKESEEEGYLRRERAYTQFYRAVRLPSSVREEGACAKMDNGVLTIMLPKAKIEEPKKKIEIE from the coding sequence ATGAGATGGCCTGCTAAAAGATCATTTTCAGGACCCGCACGCTGGGATCCTTTTGAAGAGATTAAAAGAACACAGGAACGCCTGAACCAGCTGTTTGAAGACTTCATGCCCATGGAAGAATGGGGTGGCGGAAAAGTATACACTCCTGCCATTGACATAAAGGAAGAAGACGACAAGCTTCTGGTTACTACAGACCTGCCTGGAATTAATAAAGAGGACGTAGAAATTAACCTCAAAGAGGATATGCTTGAGATCAGCGCAAAATCCGGCAAGGAAAAGGAATCCGAAGAAGAAGGGTACCTGCGGAGGGAGAGAGCATATACACAATTTTACCGTGCTGTTCGCCTGCCTTCCAGTGTCAGGGAAGAAGGAGCCTGTGCAAAAATGGACAATGGAGTCCTGACCATAATGCTGCCAAAAGCGAAAATTGAAGAGCCGAAAAAGAAGATAGAGATTGAGTAA
- a CDS encoding cofactor-independent phosphoglycerate mutase: MKYAILIGDGMADYPIEKLGNRTILQAARTPAMDSIAARGRAGLAKTVPDSFPPGSDVANMSILGYDPATYYSGRAPLEAASMGVALAADDVAFRCNLITTEHGMIKDYSAGHISSDEAEILIDTLDYELSTENIRFYPGISYRHLIVAGNNLGAETECTPPHDITGEKIDKYLPRGKDGEFFSELIEASKVVLELHPVNLKRVEEGKNPANSIWVWGQGYAPKFTAFMKLYGKKGAVISAVDLLKGIGIYAGLDVIEVHGATGYLDTNYEGKVRAAIEALKTRDLVFVHVEAPDEAGHEGSIEKKLKAVEDFDSRIVAPILEYAENSDEPFTILVLPDHPTPISVKTHTRDPIPFAIYRTDKPETDNVEAFDEESVKNGSMGLVKASDLIGILIKS; the protein is encoded by the coding sequence ATGAAATATGCCATACTTATAGGAGACGGAATGGCGGATTACCCTATAGAGAAACTGGGTAACAGGACTATTCTACAGGCAGCCCGAACACCTGCTATGGATTCCATTGCAGCGCGCGGGAGAGCCGGGCTTGCAAAGACCGTACCTGATAGTTTTCCTCCAGGAAGCGACGTTGCAAATATGTCAATTCTGGGATACGACCCGGCAACCTATTACTCAGGAAGGGCTCCTCTGGAAGCTGCGAGTATGGGAGTAGCTCTTGCAGCGGACGATGTGGCTTTCAGGTGCAATCTTATTACCACAGAGCACGGGATGATAAAAGACTACAGTGCAGGGCATATCAGCAGTGATGAAGCAGAGATTTTGATTGATACTCTTGATTACGAACTCAGTACAGAGAATATCAGGTTTTATCCGGGAATAAGTTACAGGCACCTTATCGTTGCCGGAAATAACCTGGGGGCAGAAACGGAATGCACACCTCCGCACGATATCACAGGAGAGAAAATAGATAAATATCTGCCCAGAGGAAAAGACGGGGAGTTTTTCTCAGAGCTTATTGAAGCTTCCAAGGTTGTTCTGGAACTGCATCCCGTTAACCTTAAACGAGTGGAGGAAGGAAAAAACCCTGCAAACTCTATCTGGGTCTGGGGGCAGGGCTACGCCCCGAAGTTCACGGCTTTTATGAAACTTTATGGGAAAAAAGGAGCTGTCATTTCCGCAGTGGATTTGCTTAAGGGAATCGGGATTTATGCCGGGCTGGATGTAATTGAAGTCCACGGAGCAACCGGTTACCTGGATACCAATTATGAGGGGAAGGTCAGAGCAGCTATTGAAGCATTGAAAACCAGAGATCTTGTTTTCGTGCATGTCGAGGCTCCTGATGAGGCAGGGCACGAAGGCAGCATTGAGAAAAAGTTGAAGGCAGTTGAGGATTTTGACAGCCGCATAGTTGCCCCTATCCTTGAATACGCAGAAAACTCAGATGAGCCTTTTACAATCCTTGTACTTCCTGACCATCCTACCCCTATATCAGTAAAGACCCATACACGAGACCCTATTCCGTTTGCTATCTACAGAACTGATAAACCAGAAACGGACAATGTGGAAGCCTTTGATGAGGAATCAGTTAAAAATGGCTCTATGGGACTCGTAAAAGCTTCAGACCTCATAGGAATTCTTATAAAGAGCTAA
- a CDS encoding aspartate kinase has protein sequence MKIVMKFGGTSVGDGKKIRHVAHLLKKYNEEGNQIVVVTSALGGVTDRLLENARLASTKGKVSLVKEFKTELTNKHHEAVRDAIEDPNVAKDVLHILDLRIDELEKALIGICYLGELTNRSIDYISSYGERLAAPIISGAVRSLGIPSIEYTGGEAGILTTSDYGNARPLEKTYELVSKRLGCRLDSHILVVTGFIGENEDGIITTLGRSGSDFSASILGAALKADEIWLWKEVNGIMTTDPRIVPEAKTIPQISYAEAMELSYFGANVLHPRTIEPAMREHIPVRVKNTFDPEFPGTLVVSEKFQCKHVVKAVSLIKNVALINISGAEMAGTIGTVARLFTALARAGVNIVMISQGSSESNLSFVVSEAHVEPALKALHAEFNREIIKEITSDKNVCVVAVVGAGMAGTPGVAKRVFGALGNSMINIIMISQGSSQYNISFVVREDDAFAAVKTLHDEFELYNGNGIEKKL, from the coding sequence ATGAAAATAGTAATGAAATTTGGAGGAACTTCCGTTGGGGACGGAAAAAAGATCCGTCATGTTGCCCATCTTCTCAAAAAATACAATGAGGAGGGCAACCAGATTGTGGTGGTAACCTCGGCACTCGGTGGAGTAACCGATAGGCTTCTGGAAAATGCTCGCCTTGCCTCAACAAAGGGCAAGGTTTCGCTTGTCAAAGAATTTAAAACAGAACTTACAAACAAACACCACGAAGCCGTGAGGGACGCCATTGAAGACCCCAATGTCGCAAAAGATGTCCTCCACATCCTTGACCTCAGGATTGACGAGCTTGAAAAAGCCCTGATCGGTATCTGCTATCTGGGTGAACTTACAAACAGGTCAATCGATTATATTTCTTCGTACGGAGAACGTCTGGCGGCTCCAATAATTTCAGGCGCTGTCCGATCCCTGGGGATCCCATCAATCGAATACACCGGGGGAGAGGCAGGGATTTTAACCACATCGGATTACGGAAACGCCCGTCCTCTTGAAAAGACATACGAGCTCGTATCAAAAAGGCTTGGGTGCAGGCTTGATTCTCATATCCTTGTGGTCACAGGCTTCATAGGGGAAAATGAAGACGGGATAATTACCACCCTTGGAAGAAGCGGGTCCGATTTCTCAGCTTCCATACTTGGAGCAGCCCTGAAAGCTGACGAGATCTGGCTCTGGAAAGAAGTTAACGGGATCATGACAACGGACCCGAGAATCGTTCCCGAAGCAAAGACCATCCCGCAGATCTCATATGCAGAAGCCATGGAACTCTCTTATTTCGGAGCAAACGTTCTGCACCCGCGTACTATTGAACCGGCAATGCGCGAACACATTCCCGTAAGGGTCAAAAACACCTTTGATCCGGAGTTCCCCGGTACACTGGTAGTATCTGAGAAGTTCCAGTGCAAGCATGTTGTAAAGGCAGTGAGCCTGATCAAAAATGTAGCCCTTATTAACATCTCAGGCGCGGAAATGGCAGGGACAATCGGGACTGTAGCAAGGCTCTTTACCGCTCTTGCAAGGGCAGGGGTAAATATTGTTATGATCAGCCAGGGGTCCTCAGAGTCCAACCTATCTTTCGTTGTCAGTGAGGCTCATGTGGAACCTGCGTTAAAAGCTCTTCATGCAGAATTCAACCGTGAAATCATAAAGGAAATTACTTCGGACAAAAATGTATGTGTGGTTGCGGTTGTTGGTGCTGGGATGGCAGGAACTCCCGGAGTGGCAAAAAGGGTATTCGGAGCACTTGGGAATTCAATGATTAATATTATTATGATAAGCCAGGGCTCTTCCCAGTACAATATCTCTTTCGTTGTCAGGGAAGATGACGCATTTGCCGCAGTCAAGACACTGCACGACGAATTCGAACTTTATAATGGAAATGGAATTGAAAAAAAGCTGTAA
- the purM gene encoding phosphoribosylformylglycinamidine cyclo-ligase: protein MSEKHLTYADSGVDIKEEEKTVKTLIDKLSYVRKGIGAPLTGIGHYAGLLDFGEYALAMTTDGVGSKVLIANEMQRWNTVGIDCIAMNVNDLLAIGAEPVAFVDYLALEKHEEGFAEQIGEGLLKGAEISRMSIVGGETATLPDIIKGFDLAGTCLGYLKKEDIIEGGRVRVGDVIVGIPSTGVHSNGYTLVRKIIQESGYSYHDPCPYDSSKTIGDDLLEPTRIYIEVLDVLKACEVHGLAHITGSGLLKLRRVTKLGFDFYDPLEPQEIFKFLRKEGGVDDLEMYRTFNMGMGFLIILPEKDAEKAAEITGGKIVGKIVESGIRVKDLVIE, encoded by the coding sequence ATGAGTGAAAAGCACTTAACATACGCGGATTCGGGCGTGGATATTAAAGAGGAAGAAAAAACTGTCAAAACCCTTATCGACAAATTAAGTTATGTTCGAAAAGGTATAGGAGCCCCACTTACAGGAATAGGGCACTATGCAGGGCTTCTCGACTTCGGAGAGTATGCCCTGGCAATGACAACTGACGGAGTCGGCTCAAAAGTACTTATTGCTAATGAGATGCAGCGCTGGAACACCGTCGGAATAGACTGCATCGCAATGAATGTTAACGACCTTCTTGCAATAGGGGCCGAACCTGTAGCCTTTGTGGACTATCTTGCCCTGGAGAAGCATGAAGAAGGCTTTGCCGAACAGATCGGAGAGGGACTGCTGAAAGGAGCCGAAATCTCCAGGATGTCCATTGTAGGCGGAGAGACCGCTACTCTTCCCGATATAATTAAAGGTTTTGACCTGGCAGGCACCTGTCTCGGATACCTTAAAAAAGAGGATATTATCGAAGGAGGAAGGGTCCGGGTAGGCGACGTAATTGTCGGCATCCCGAGTACAGGCGTCCACAGTAACGGTTACACCCTTGTGAGAAAAATCATACAGGAATCCGGGTACTCCTATCACGACCCCTGCCCCTATGACAGTTCAAAAACCATAGGAGATGACCTTCTTGAGCCCACGAGGATCTATATTGAAGTCCTTGATGTCCTTAAAGCGTGTGAAGTCCACGGGCTTGCTCACATAACCGGAAGCGGGCTTTTGAAACTGAGAAGGGTTACAAAACTCGGTTTTGATTTCTACGACCCCCTAGAGCCCCAGGAGATTTTCAAATTCCTGCGGAAAGAAGGCGGAGTCGATGACCTTGAGATGTACAGGACCTTCAATATGGGAATGGGCTTTTTGATCATCCTTCCGGAAAAAGACGCCGAGAAAGCTGCAGAAATAACAGGTGGAAAAATCGTAGGCAAAATCGTGGAAAGCGGGATCAGGGTTAAAGACCTGGTAATAGAGTAA
- a CDS encoding DUF1894 domain-containing protein, producing the protein MSCIEQMKYTILLDRISFKEAREYIEKNSDEVYYVSPGYKIFKDYYIIGVPPIAMGAKGNALIFPYTKPCHGSFVLSIENDDSIKEINRLRDAEKGKGTGPIKKAKTSESSGASSASYLNMWKK; encoded by the coding sequence ATGAGTTGTATTGAACAGATGAAATATACAATCCTCCTGGACAGGATAAGCTTCAAAGAAGCAAGAGAGTATATTGAGAAAAACTCGGATGAAGTCTACTATGTGTCCCCGGGCTACAAGATATTCAAGGACTACTACATAATAGGAGTACCGCCCATTGCTATGGGAGCGAAGGGAAATGCCCTGATTTTTCCTTATACCAAACCCTGTCATGGATCATTTGTCCTGAGCATAGAGAACGATGACAGCATAAAGGAGATCAATCGGCTCAGAGATGCAGAAAAGGGAAAGGGAACAGGCCCAATAAAAAAGGCAAAGACTTCTGAAAGCTCAGGCGCATCCTCGGCCAGCTATCTTAATATGTGGAAAAAATAA
- a CDS encoding DUF1890 domain-containing protein translates to MTGVKVLLMMGCPEVPIQTSIALYLSHKLTQSGFDVTVAGTNAATKLLKISDSDGYYAKKLVDLDKTLEDIIEKRADFDICFAFMHNDSGVTYAATVSAISQVRMYSIVFGRHAEELAQTIEFDCEKIVTQDVHNPVRLKNKLDKIMGEIAR, encoded by the coding sequence ATGACCGGCGTAAAAGTTCTCCTCATGATGGGATGTCCAGAGGTCCCGATTCAAACCAGTATTGCCCTGTATCTTTCTCATAAGCTTACCCAGTCAGGATTCGATGTCACCGTTGCCGGAACAAATGCCGCAACCAAGCTTTTGAAAATTTCTGATTCTGACGGGTATTATGCAAAAAAGCTGGTAGACCTTGATAAAACTCTGGAAGACATTATTGAAAAAAGAGCGGATTTTGACATATGCTTTGCCTTCATGCATAATGATTCAGGAGTGACTTATGCAGCGACGGTAAGCGCTATTTCTCAGGTCAGAATGTATTCAATCGTCTTTGGAAGGCACGCTGAGGAATTAGCTCAAACTATAGAGTTCGATTGTGAGAAAATAGTTACACAGGATGTTCACAATCCTGTTCGACTTAAAAACAAACTGGATAAAATAATGGGGGAAATAGCCAGATGA
- a CDS encoding DUF1894 domain-containing protein, whose protein sequence is MKNIKGTKMVCLSEYDFDILLKNATLKECETLIKERSEEVYLVPGGYAVKGIILMGATVPVGFSGNDIIFQFIKPCFGLFVIRLRNEAEVIRRLRDQYKKDKNVKKIK, encoded by the coding sequence TTGAAAAACATAAAAGGTACAAAAATGGTGTGTTTAAGCGAATATGACTTTGACATTCTTCTAAAGAACGCCACTCTGAAAGAGTGTGAAACCCTTATTAAGGAACGTTCGGAGGAAGTATATCTCGTACCCGGTGGGTACGCAGTAAAAGGTATTATCCTTATGGGTGCAACTGTTCCTGTTGGTTTTTCAGGAAATGACATTATATTTCAATTTATAAAGCCCTGTTTCGGCCTGTTTGTTATCAGGCTGAGAAATGAAGCAGAAGTAATTAGGAGACTTAGAGACCAATATAAAAAAGATAAAAATGTAAAAAAGATAAAATAA